The Kiloniellales bacterium genome contains a region encoding:
- a CDS encoding NAD(P)/FAD-dependent oxidoreductase, whose amino-acid sequence MLESSGESKSQTTETKTTATTDVAIIGAGPVGLFAVFELGMLKIRCHVIDALDSLGGQCAALYPEKPIYDIPGYLRIQASELVERLGEQAAPFEPVYHLGQRVERIEATTGGRWSLETDGGLRLDAKAVVIAAGGGAFGPNRPPLEGIRDYEGKSVFYMVRRREDLRGKRIVIAGGGDSALDWTLSLAELAAQIHVVHRRAKFRGAPENVARLQELASAGDVVRLVVPYQLHGLEGRDGQLEAVIVRKISGEERRLEADILLPFFGLSMNLGPIASWGLDLDRGQIAVDPETCMTSAEGIYAIGDINSYPGKLKLILCGFSEAAMAAHAIHARVRPDETLHWEYSTTKGVPGQA is encoded by the coding sequence ATGCTAGAATCCTCCGGCGAGTCCAAGTCCCAGACGACAGAGACGAAGACCACAGCGACCACCGATGTCGCGATCATCGGCGCCGGCCCTGTCGGCCTCTTCGCGGTCTTCGAGCTGGGCATGCTGAAAATCCGCTGCCATGTCATCGACGCGTTGGACTCCCTGGGCGGCCAATGCGCCGCGCTCTACCCCGAGAAGCCGATCTACGACATCCCCGGCTACCTGCGGATCCAGGCCTCGGAGCTGGTCGAGCGGCTGGGCGAGCAGGCCGCACCCTTCGAGCCTGTCTATCACCTAGGCCAGAGGGTCGAGCGCATCGAAGCCACCACCGGGGGACGTTGGTCGCTCGAGACCGACGGCGGCCTGCGCCTCGACGCCAAGGCGGTGGTGATCGCGGCCGGCGGCGGCGCCTTCGGTCCGAACCGCCCGCCGCTGGAGGGCATCCGCGACTACGAGGGCAAGAGCGTCTTCTACATGGTCCGCCGGCGCGAAGACCTTCGCGGCAAGCGCATCGTCATCGCCGGCGGCGGCGACTCGGCCCTCGATTGGACCCTGTCCCTGGCCGAGCTGGCCGCGCAGATCCACGTCGTGCACCGGCGCGCCAAGTTCCGCGGCGCACCGGAGAACGTGGCTCGCCTGCAGGAGCTGGCCAGCGCCGGCGACGTCGTCCGCCTGGTCGTGCCCTATCAGCTGCACGGCCTGGAAGGCCGAGACGGCCAGCTGGAAGCCGTCATCGTGCGCAAGATCTCGGGCGAGGAGCGGCGCCTGGAGGCCGACATCCTGCTGCCCTTCTTCGGGCTGTCGATGAACCTCGGCCCGATCGCGTCCTGGGGCCTGGACCTGGATCGCGGTCAGATCGCAGTCGACCCGGAGACCTGCATGACCAGTGCCGAGGGCATCTATGCCATCGGCGACATCAACAGCTATCCGGGCAAGCTGAAGCTGATCCTCTGCGGCTTCTCGGAGGCGGCCATGGCGGCGCACGCGATCCACGCCCGGGTCCGTCCGGATGAGACCCTGCACTGGGAATACTCGACCACCAAGGGCGTCCCCGGTCAGGCCTGA